A genomic region of Branchiostoma lanceolatum isolate klBraLanc5 chromosome 4, klBraLanc5.hap2, whole genome shotgun sequence contains the following coding sequences:
- the LOC136432528 gene encoding polyunsaturated fatty acid lipoxygenase ALOX15B-like, with the protein MGNKSSSTDPTCHIKTEKAAGGPIFVVFEDISGNRTEATKLSLWKNSVTPSDIQLRERVTAMEIWSEGKGHTYVDTVKISSLSDVEVYTFPVQRLLKPGAGNRLFVPPYDCCLPQTDPHPAQRRRELNQKKKDFQMTTLADGCPVQVASSPREAMWTQEYKKAYFNIRNRCKSDELLLRITRRGQVKKLGNFPDLYKLGFKVPQGMENWWFDKVFGQQRLQGLVPNLIKLCKEIPASFNVTEEMVKPVLKDVSMKQALQDKRLYLTDLTMLKGVKCIGGNVLCAPLALFFVDDEGDLMPIAIQLFSNGPEKFSHQVFLPTDPPYTWLLVKMWYNLAEASWHLACGNFGFSRLAMESVALCAHRTLSVSHPVFRLLAPHFNQLIPANRETLRIIDPGQWMDETTRIGRVGFIDILQRGWKSHWRMNVEGNLPRDLENREVDDKTALRNYHYRDDALPIWHAIEKYARTVLKAYYDTPSKVTEDHELRAWREEMTKAVAEGGAGIQGVPGEGEFRTIDDVIATVTSVIFTCTVSHAVSLQMYSQCAFPPNYPLNLVGSPITDKKPLTIEDVLKYLPTKEETLRVMSVTRFLSCKGNLKNTLGDLDNTFLFTLAGKAAVKRFREELAAISASNKKKDRSPPYSFLDPDVIQTSCCF; encoded by the exons ATGGGGAATAAATCGTCTTCAACAGATCCTACCTGCCATATCAAGACGGAGAAGGCAGCGGGCGG CCCCATTTTTGTCGTCTTCGAGGACATCTCCGGCAATCGGACGGAAGCCACCAAACTCTCCCTGTGGAAAAACAGCGTCACGCCAAGCGACATTCAACTTCGCGAACgg GTTACAGCAATGGAGATCTGGAGCGAGGGAAAGGGCCACACTTATGTCGATACCGTCAAGATTTCTTCGCTTTCCGATGTGGAAGTATACACCTTCCCTGTGCAGAG GTTGTTGAAGCCTGGCGCAGGAAACAGACTCTTCGTCCCGCCCTACGACTGCTGTCTTCCGCAGACCGATCCCCACCCGGCACAGCGGCGGCGCGAACTCAACCAGAAAAAGAAGGACTTCCAAATGACGACATTGGCTGACGGCTGTCCCGTACAG GTTGCAAGCTCACCAAGAGAGGCAATGTGGACACAGGAATACAAG AAAGCATACTTCAACATCCGAAATCGTTGCAAGAGCGATGAGCTTCTCCTTCGTATAACGAGGAGAGGACAGGTCAAGAAACTTGGCAATTTTCCAGACTTGTACAAGCTTGGCTTCAAAGTCCCTCAG GGAATGGAGAACTGGTGGTTCGATAAGGTTTTCGGACAGCAGAGACTCCAGGGTCTGGTTCCTAACCTCATCAAACTGTGCAAGGAAATCCCGGCAAG TTTCAACGTGACAGAAGAGATGGTGAAACCCGTGCTGAAGGACGTGTCCATGAAACAGGCGCTACAGGACAAGCGGTTGTACCTGACTGACCTGACCATGCTTAAGGGAGTCAAATGCATTGGCGGCAACGTG CTGTGTGCACCACTGGCCTTGTTCTTCGTGGATGACGAGGGGGACCTCATGCCAATTGCCATCCAATTGTTCTCCAACGGGCCTGAAAAATTCTCGCACCAG GTATTCCTTCCGACGGACCCACCGTACACCTGGCTACTGGTGAAGATGTGGTACAACCTGGCGGAGGCGTCTTGGCACCTGGCGTGTGGAAACTTCG GCTTCTCTCGCCTGGCCATGGAATCGGTCGCCCTGTGCGCCCATCGGACTCTGTCCGTGTCTCACCCGGTCTTCCGCCTGCTGGCACCGCACTTCAACCAGCTCATCCCTGCTAACAG GGAAACACTGCGCATAATTGATCCCGGACAGTGGATGGACGAGACCACTAGGATCGGCAGGGTTGGATTCATCGATATCCTACAACGAGG GTGGAAAAGCCATTGGAGAATGAACGTGGAAGGGAATTTGCCTCGTGATCTAGAGAATCGAGAG GTCGATGACAAAACCGCTCTCCGAAATTACCACTACCGAGACGACGCCCTCCCCATCTGGCACGCCATCGAGAAATACGCCAGGACCGTGCTGAAGGCCTACTAcg aCACCCCTAGCAAAGTTACAGAAGACCACGAATTAAGGGCATGGAGAGAAGAGATGACCAAAGCAGTCGCCGAGGGCGGAGCAGGTATTCAG GGTGTTCCAGGTGAAGGCGAATTCAGGAccatcgatgacgtcattgcAACGGTGACGTCAGTCATCTTTACCTGCACCGTGTCGCATGCTGTCAGCCTACAGATGTACAGCCAGTGTGCCTTCCCACCAAACTACCCACTCAACCTCGTCGGCAGTCCAATCACAGACAAG AAACCACTGACTATAGAGGACGTACTGAAGTACCTTCCTACAAAGGAGGAGACACTGCGGGTGATGTCCGTGACCAGGTTTCTGAGTTGTAAGGGGAACTTGAAAAACACTCTGGGCGACCTCGACAACACTTTCCTGTTCACACTCGCGGGGAAGGCCGCGGTCAAACG TTTTCGGGAAGAATTGGCCGCAATCTCGGCGAGCAACAAGAAGAAAGATCGCTCCCCGCCCTACTCATTCCTGGACCCTGACGTCATCCAAACTTCCTGCTGTTTTTAG